A genomic window from Streptomyces mirabilis includes:
- a CDS encoding acylphosphatase, translated as MNEVVRLVVWVRGRVQGVGFRWFTRAKALEIGGLSGFALNLDDGRVQVVAEGTRAGCQGLLDWLQGDDTPGRVDGVTEIWDTPRGIYDGFAIR; from the coding sequence ATGAACGAGGTTGTGCGGCTGGTCGTCTGGGTGCGCGGACGTGTCCAAGGTGTGGGTTTCCGCTGGTTCACGCGGGCCAAGGCGCTGGAGATCGGCGGCCTGAGTGGCTTTGCTCTCAATCTGGACGACGGACGGGTCCAAGTGGTCGCGGAAGGAACCCGGGCCGGATGCCAGGGTCTGCTCGACTGGCTCCAGGGGGACGACACACCCGGGCGTGTGGACGGAGTCACTGAGATCTGGGACACGCCCCGAGGGATCTACGACGGCTTCGCGATCCGGTGA